The nucleotide sequence CAGAATGTTGTGAATTGCTTTCAAAAATTATTATCTTCGTGATGAAGGACAGCAGCGGTTCATCAACTTTCAAATCGTGGAATGTTGTGAATTGCTTTCAAAAATTATTATCTTCGTGATGAAGGACAGCTTGAGTTGTACACAGATGGTAAATTATCATGTTGTGAATTGCTTTCAAAAATTATTATCTTCGTGATGAAGGACAGCACCTCGTAGGAAGGCAAATAATGATAATTAGTTGTGAATTGCTTTCAAAAATTATTATCTTCGTGATGAAGGACAGCAAGATGCAAAAATATCCATATTCCTAGACAGTTGTGAATTGCTTTCAAAAATTATTATCTTCGTGATGAAGGACAGCCTCAAAAAATAATCTACTGGTTTTCAGTAGATTATTTTTGTTCTCAGGATTTAAAATTCAGAACAATTCGAGCTGTTGAAAGGTCGGTGGCGGTTCTTCTTTATTTCTGGCAAAAAAGATTTCGATGTCTCCAAACTGTTTATCGGTAATGCACATAATGGCAACCTTTCCGGCTTTCGGAAGCATAAATTTTACTCTTTTGATATGAACTTCTGCATTTTCGCGGCTCGGACAATGACGCACATACATCGAAAACTGGAATAAAGTAAATCCGTCATCAATCAAAGCTTTCCGGAAACGGTTTGCATCTTTCATATTCGCTTTCGTTTCGGTCGGGAGGTCATATAATACTAAAACCCACATAATTCGATATGCATTAAACCTTTCGGCGTTCATATTTTTAGTAAAATGAATAATGTAAAAAGTAAGATGGATTTCTTTTTATCATATAAGTTCAGGATAGGAAATCAGTCGTTTTTCTCCTGTATAGCATTTGTAAAGCGATGACGCTGTCATTTTTACAGCAACCAGCAACGGTCTTGTTTTGTCATCAATACGCACATCTTTGGTCGCAATCTGGAGAATATGTGCTTTAAATTCTTTTGTCAGTTCTTCGGTATCCGGATGAATTTTCAGCCACTGCATCACGAGTAAATCAACAAACGGACGATAAGGTTCCATTAAATCATCGGCAAGGCAATACGGATTGTATTTATTTTTATGAAAAATGCCGAGAACAGGCAACAGTCCGGTTTCTACGATGGCTCTTGCCACAATACTTCTGAGCACGGCATATCCAAAATTAAAAAACTGATTGGGTGAATCTCCAAAACGCTGTCTCAAAAAATCCAGACTGATGAGGTATTTCCAGTAATGCTGCGCCGCAATGCCTTCCATATTCGTAATGTCGCCGGATTTTACGTTTCTCTGATATTCAATCATCGGTTCGTAGTAATTCCCCAGTTTCATCAGGACATTTTTCTGGTTTTCAATCTTGCATTCCACCGTCTGTTTCCAAAGCTGTTTTTTCAGCGGTTCACTGGCTTCCAACTGATCTTTTACGCGATCGGAATGCTCGGTATGCCCATACAGCGGAAGCATTATTCCGTGCGGTAAATGATGGGCATCACAACTCACCACCACGACATTGTTTCCCATCATTTTCTGAATCAGATGGTGCGAAATGGTAATCTGATAATGATCCAGCATCAACAACCCCAAATCTTCCACAGGAACACTCCCCTTCTCCGTTTTGGTTTCCGGACAGAGAATTTTCAATTGCTCGTCTTTGAGTTTAAGGTAAGCGGGATTGCCGATGTAGATGGAGCGGGTTATCATAATTAATATTCTCCAATTTTTGTGATTTCGCCTAAATGGTTTAATTTAACTTTTATTGGATTTAAATCAATAAAACCTTTTGTACTCAATCGATAGAATCTCTTTCCTTCTTTCGCTCCTTCCGTTTTCTTCAATTCTGAATTCTTAGTTTCCAAGTGATGTCTAAACCAATAATCTCCTTCTGCAATACTCCAAACTAAATACAAATGTTTACTCAACACTGGTTTATCATTATTTTTGATTGCTTCGTCAAATTCTTCTTTTGATAATCCCAAAATAAACATTTCATTCTGTTGCATACTGAATTTTAAAGTAAGTTGATCAGCAGGTAACTTATTCAAAAATGATTCTGGAAGTTCTTTGTTTAATAATTCATTCCAAACGCCTGATGAGTTTTTAATAACGGTAGGAATCTTATATTTTTTCCTTTCTACAGCGTGCCAAAATGTACAACTGTGTTGGATAAGTTTATTATCTTTATCTTCGTAAATGGCAATGTGATGATTGTTGCCAGTCTTTACCAATGTTATAACATCATCCTTTTCATTTAATCTAATCGGCACTACTGAATCTTTCAAACCTGTTTTTAATTTTATTGATAAAATTTTTATCCCCTTACTCTCATTATACCATAAAGGATCTTCTTCCAGATTTTTAAAATTACTTAATGCTTTTTTTACATCTTTTCTGTAATCATCGCCAACATTAAATCCCCTATTTAATCTATTTAATACAACTTCTCTAACTTTGTTATCAACTATACTATCTAAAACAATTTTTATTTTATCATCAATTTTTTCATTTCCATTCTTATCTTTTTTAACTGTGTAAGTTTCTTTTCCTGTAAATATGTGATCTTGGGCAGAAACTCCTACCTTATATTTTTTAATTATATGTTTTTCTGCAATCCCCCCTTTAGAATATAACGTTCTTATCCCATAAAGCCCCGCTTCGTGTAATGCTCCTCTTGGAACAATTACGCCTGTAATTTTATTTTTGCCTGTAGCTTTAAATTTTGTTACAATTGCTACTTTCTTACCTGCTTTAAAAGAAACTAAAACTTTATCGGCTTCATTCATTACTTGTTCAGTTGTAAATGGCTTTTGAGTTTTCAAGTATTTTTCTAAAAGTGTAGTCTTTTCGTTAAATTCTATTTTAGCTTCTTCAATTTCTTTGTTCATCAAATCTTTAGTTTCACTTGAATTTAAAGTATTGATGCGTTGAATAAAACCTTGTTTTGTACACGCAACGACCAAGGCATCTATGGCGTGATGGCGATGATCATCTCTTTTTGTCCAATTTTCAATTTCTTCTTTTTGGTGTTTTCTTTTTCCGTGTTCACTTGTCCATTCTTTAGTTACCGTTTGTCCTAATTCTTTGTATTTAGGCATTTGTAAATTCATCAAGACATCGTCCCAACCCCAGAGATTACGAAGCTTTGCTGTAACTCCACCTTCGGTAGTTGTTACGTTACTGCATACTTTTTGCAAAATTTCTCTTGCTTTTCTGGAGATATATTGTGTATCTCTTAATTGTCTGTCGATGAAGTTTTCCCAAAGTTTTTTATCGGTTTCCGTTTCCTTTCCTAGCTTTTTTCTTTCTAAATATTCCTTATGCGAAACTTTTAATCTTTGCATTTTGCTATAAGAAATAATTCCTCTGTTAAACCAGTCATCCACTCTTTCAGCGTATATTCTTACCGCTTCATCGCCTTTTGTAGCCATATAATCATAAGCAGTTTGATTGGTTTTGGTAGCATTACATTTTCTATGAACCAAAACTTTATTAGTCTGTGAATCGTCAAACAACAATGCTTTTGGTACGATGTGATCTACATCGTAAGCATCGCCGCTTAATGCTTCCGTAAGATTAAAACTTTCTCCACAATAGATACATTGATTGTTGACTTTAGCCTCTTTTAGATTTTTACTTAGTGACGGAAAAATAAATTTATATTTCTGAATATACCGCTTCGTAGCAGGCAATCCCAACTCTGTCAATCTTTTCCCTATTTCTTCATTGAGTTTTTTGTTTTTCGAGTTTTGTAAATCTGCATCATTTCGCTCGTCTTTGCTTTGTTTCAGCTCTCGCGCCAATTCTACTCTAATTTCAGATGGCTTTCCGTATTGCTCAATTATTGCATTAACTACATTAATCATTTGATTTAGAATCTTTTCAACAATCGGTTGTCTCAAACTGTTTTTGGTAAGAAGCTCTAATCTATCTATAGTTTTTTGCTGTTCTCTCTCATCTTTGGTCAAAGAATTTGAATGATTGTAACCCGCCAAACTACAAGATTCAGAATAATCGTAACCTTCCATCAGAAAAGGAAGAATTTTCCGCATTGCTTTATTAGATTTGTTTCCGAAAGCTTGTTTGTTAAAATCAATTTTAGAGAGTTTTTCCGAGATCTCTTCATCAAAGCCAAATCTTTTGGTAAGTGCATTTTTACATTCCTCTAAATCTTTTAGGGAATAGATGGTATGCCAAAGTTGATATAATGGTTGTTTTTCTAAACTCGCATCCAATTCTAATCCTGCTCTTTCTTCCAAGATTTCTCCTGTCTGTTTGTCTACTAAAATTGAAGTTTTTTCTGTTGGAATGATGGAAACATCAAAATTTAAAAGATTATTATCTCCTAAAATTTTATGAATACTAGCATAAGTTTCATTTCCTTTAATACCTTTTAAAATTTGTTTATTTACATAAACATCATCTTTTTTGAGATTTAAAATTTCAAGGAGCTTTGTAAAACTTAAACTTTCATTTTTTAATAAATATTCTGCTATGAGTTCTTTTTCTTCTAAAGTTGGTATCTTTTCACCCCATTTATATTTGCTTCCTTCAGGATTTTTTATTTTCAGAGTAATGGTATTTACTACTTCCCAAATTCGGCAAAGTTGAAATAATGGCGAAGTTTTCGGAGCTACTTTTGGACCAACAAAAACAGTTTTATTTTTGTCTTTTTCTTTATCGAAAACAGTTTTCTCAAAGCCTTCAAACTCGCAGACACTCACCAATCCTTTTTGAGATTTCAGTTTTCTTTGATAATAAATAATTTCATTTCTTAATTGATGAATAAACTCATCTGTAATGAAATTGTGTTTCCCTTTTTGAGCCTTAATAATGGTATCAAATTCTTCAATATACGCTTCTCTAGGATAGACTTCTTCTTTAATTCTGAAATATGAATTATTAAGATTGGCGTTATTCAGTCCATTGTAAAAGAATTGTCCAATAGTTTTATTTTCATTTTTCAATTGAGCATATCTTCCTTTTACAGCCTGAACATAATCTGTATCTTTTTTGTCGGCATTGGCTTCACTTCTTGCAGATTTATATCCACGTTTTTGGTTAAGCATATAAAAAATACGCCCTAATTGTTCAGCAGAAATATTTTCATTTGGATTAGCAGCATCATTTCTTAACTTCCATAAATCTAACATTGGAAGTTTCAATAATTCTTCAGAAGGAAAAATATCATATTTAATAAGAAGTTTTTTTAAATCACTTTTTTTCAGTTGTTTCCTATCATAACCTTTTCTCTGAGTTCTGCTAACTGTTCTGCTGTGATTTTTTGTAATTGACAAACCTCTTTGAAATTCTTCTTTATCACTTGCTGTTAAAGGAATAATTCGTGATCCCATTGCAATAATCCGAATAGGAATATTATTTTCGTCAACTTCTATCAACGCCCAACCAATTGATGAAACTCCTAAGTCCAGTCCGAGTATATTTTTAATCATAAGTATCAGTTTTTTGAAGTAAATAAAAATAGGAAAAAAAAATTTATTAAAAATGAGGTTTTCCGTAAACCATTCAAAGAATTTTTCTTTTATATTTGTATCAATAATTTTGAAAGCAATTCACAATAAGGATTATTCCGTTGTGAAAACATTTAAGGCGGGGCAACTCGCCTTCTTTTATTCAATATTTCTCGTTAATGACCTCGACCACATTCATCCAGCAACATCTAAACATCTCCGATAACAGTATTACTGCCACCATAAAACTCCTTTCAGAAGATTGTACAATTCCATTTATTTCCCGATACAGAAAAGATGCAACAGGAAATCTGGACGAAACTCAGATTGAGCAGATTTCTAAGCTGAATAGACAATTCGAAGAAATTATTAAAAGAAAAGAGACCATTCTAAAATCTGCCGAAGAACAAAATTCTTTAACAGAGGATCTAAAACAAAGAATAGAAAACAGCTTTAATCTTCAGGAGATCGAAGATCTATACCTACCTTTTAAAAAAAGAAAAAAAACAAAAGCAGACACTGCTAAGGAAAAAGGGTTAGAGCCTCTCGCAAAAATCATAATGAGCCAAAGATCTGACGACTTACAGTTTTTAGCGTCAAAATACATTAATCAAAATGTTAATTCTGAAGAAGATGCATTGCAAGGCGCTAGAGATATTATTGCAGAATGGATCAATGAAAATATGTATGTTCGCAAAAATCTCAGACGTCTTTTTCAGAGAAAAGCAGTTATCAGCTCAAAAGTTGTGAAAACTAAAAAAGATGATGAAGCTGCGCAGAAATTTTCCCAATATTTTGGTTGGGAAGAAAACCTCAGCAGAATTCCATCACATCGTCTCTTGGCAATGCTGCGAGCTGAAGCAGAAGGTTTTGTAAAGACCAACATTGTAATTGAGAAAGCTGAGGCTATTGATTTTATTGACAAAGCCATCATCAAATCTAATAATGAGTGTTCCGGACAGATTACCATAGCTATAAAAGATGCATATAAACGATTATTAGAACCTGCTATTTCCAACGAAACATTACAAGAAGCTAAAGAGAAAGCGGATAAAAAAGCCATTGAAATATTTTCGGAAAACCTTCGCCAACTCCTTCTTGCACCGCCATTGGGAGAAAAGAGAATTTTGGCAATCGATCCCGGATTCAAGAGTGGCTGCAAAGTGGTTTGTCTGGATGAGAAAGGCGACTTACTTCATAATGAAAATATCTATCCGCACGCCCCACAAAATGAGAGCGGAATGGCAATGAAAAAGATACGCTCTATGGTAAATGCGTACAATATTCAAGCAATTTCCATCGGAAACGGCACAGCTAGCAGAGAAACTGAATTTTTCATTAAAAAGATCGCTTTTGATAAACCGATTCAGGTTTTTGTGGTTTCGGAAGCCGGCGCTTCGGTTTATTCTGCAAGCAAAATTGCCAGGGATGAGTTTCCAAGCTATGACGTGACTGTTCGTGGTGCGGTTTCGATCGGAAGACGTCTTTCTGATCCGTTGGCAGAGCTAGTGAAGATTGATGCAAAATCTATCGGAGTCGGCCAATATCAGCACGACGTAGATCAAACCTTACTGAAAAACGAACTGGATTCTACAGTAATGAAATGCGTTAATTCCGTGGGAATCAACCTCAATACAGCCAGCAAGTCTTTATTGAGCTATGTTTCGGGAATCGGAGAAAAGATGGCTGAGAACATTGTGGCTTACCGTACAGAAAATGGTGCTTTCTCTGAACGAAAGGATTTGAAAAAAGTACCAAGACTGGGCGAAAAAGCTTACCAACAAGCGGCCGCTTTTGTGAGAATCAAGAATGCGAAAAATCCTTTGGATAATTCGGCGGTTCACCCGGAAGCTTATAAACTGGTAGAAAAAATGGCGAAAGATTTAGGCATAAAAATCACTGATTTGATTGCCAATAAAGAAAAAATAAGTTTAATTAAACCTGAAAAATACGTCACCAATGATATTGGAATTCTCGGAATTAAGGACATCTTAAAAGAATTAGAAAAACCGGGACTAGACCCTAGAAAAGCAGCCAAAGTTTTTGAATTTGACCCGAACGTCAAAAAGATTTCAGATCTTAAAACAGGAATGATATTACCCGGGATTGTCAATAATATTACGGCATTTGGATGTTTTGTAGATCTCGGAATAAAGGAGAGCGGACTTGTTCACATTTCCCAACTAAAGGATGGTTTTGTATCTGATGTAAATGAAGTTGTGACGCTACATCAGCATGTTCAGGTAAAAGTCACAGAAATAGATGAGTCCAGAAAAAGAATTCAGCTTAGCATGATATTTTAAAGATAGTTAGCAAAAGACTCTAGAGCTACACCAAAATATCTGGAAAAATGAAACAAAAAAAGCGACATTATTGCCGCTTTATATTATAATTCGATCTACCGTTAATATTCATTAACGTCACAACATCTGTTGTTATGGGTTTGTTGAAAAGATTGATGCGTTGGCAATCATCGCCCTACGGTTCATTTTCAGGATGTCTCTCACCCATTCTGCAAAATCTTCCGGCTGAAGAACTTTATCCGGATTACCGTCTGTCAAACCGCCATTGATGCTCATATCGGAAGCAATCGTGCTCGGAGTCAAGGTAATCACGCGGATATTCTGCTTTCTCCATTCTGCCATCATCGACTGCGAAAGAGAAACAACCGCCGCTTTGGAAGCTGCGTAAGCCGACATATTTGGTCCGCCTTTCAATCCTGCTGTGGAAGCAACATTTACGATGTCACCCTGTCCCTTTTCTTTCAAAAACGGATAAACGGCTTTGGCTGTATAATAAACACCAAAAAGATTGGTTTTGATAACTTGTTCCCAAGTCTCAGACGGCATCTCTTCAATAGAACCAAAATCACCAACTCCTGCATTATTAACCAGAATGTCGATTCCACCTAACGTATTTGCAAGAGATTCGATTCCGGCTTTTACTTCCAGTTCGTTATCGACGTTGAAAACCGCGTAAGCGACTTTTACACCAGTTTCCTTCAGTTCGTTGGCTGCTATTTTAAGATAATTTTCGTTTCTTCCGGTGATCCCTATATTTACGCCTTCATTCGCTAATGCTTGTGCAACAGCTCTTCCAAGACCTCTTCCACCACCTGTGATGATGGCGTTTTTACCTTTTAAATTCATAATATAATGTATAAAATTGAAGGTGCAAATGTACCAAACATACTTACAAAAACAGGATAATGTCTTATGATTTAATTAAAGTATATCATTGAGGAATTCTATTTAAATAAAACCAGCCTACGAATAAGCTGGTTTTTGAAAATAATATATAAAAATTGAAAATTAGTTTATGGAATAATAATCTGATCCTGCACTTCGAAATTTTCTGAAGCAGTAAACTCGTTTCCATACATATCCTGTGCTTTTACCTCAACTTTATGCCTGCCTAAAGAAAGTTTATTTCCAAACCCTCCGATCCAGATGTGTTTTGACTGTTCAGGATTTGAAGGCCTTCTTCCCGGGAAAAGCTTGTCTGTGGCGTCCCATTTGAAAACAGCATTTGCAAAGTTCGGATCGATGGTTTCGCTGTATTCCATTTCCTCCCATTTTCCGTTGTCGATTCGGTATTGTACTTTATCTTTTTTGCTTCCCATAAAGAAATTAGCCAAAATCTTGGCAGACGTTTTGGATGGGAAAGGAATTACTTTTGGAACGTACAGCTGAATCTGATGATCTTCAGGTTTTCCTGCCGTTTTGTATCTTACTTGATACTGATTATCATTAAAACTGATAAAAGAATATCCTTTTGCTGTACCATCTCTCATAGTGGAAGTCGGCAAACCGATTTCATCCGATGTCCCGGACCACCAATCGCCACAAGTTGTTCCCACATTGTATTCATGAAGATCTTTTGAACCATTCCAACCCTGAGCTTTTCCGTAGAAAATCTGCTGTTGAATATGGGTATGCGCAGAAAGCAGTAAAGCATTTTTAAATGGTGTTAATGCATCAAATAATTTCTGGCGATCTGAGTTTCTGAAGTTATCTTCATTTGTATGCTCTAATGGAATGTGGAAGGAAACTACAACCAACTTGTTTTTATCTACATATTTTAAATCATTTTCTATAAACTGCATCTGATCTTCCCGGAAACCTCCCCAATAGCCCTTAGCGTCTCTAGGATCCGGATAAAGAATATCATCTAAGACAATGAAATGAACATTTCCGTAATTAAAAGAATAGTTGGCAGGACCAAAATTAGCTTCAAAAGTTTCATCTGAAAGAGCATCTTCTTTGGCATCGTAATTCATATCATGATTTCCCATCACGTTGTACCACGGAAGCCCTATTTCTTTCATTACCTCTGCATAAGGTTTCTGCAAACTCAAATTATCACCTACCAAATCTCCCAAAGTGATTCCGAAAACAGCACTTTTTTTTGAAGATTTTACTTCGTTTACAATTGCTCTTTTGAAGTAGTCAAGCTGTTTTTCTGTGTAAGGCTGTGGATCACCAAAAACCAGAATATCAAAATTTTTGCTTTCGTTTTGTTTATACAATGCAAAATTTAATTCCTTTGGGAGTGTTCCCGTTGGTGCAGAACCTTTATATTTAAAATCTGTGGGGGAGCCATTCGGCTTGTACTGATAATAATATTGCGGTAAATTATTCTGATTTAAAGCAACCCTATAACCCGATGGTTTGATCACGAAAATTGTTTGCCCATCTGCAATCGGCAGGCTATATTTTCCTTTTTTATCTGTCAAAACTACCTGTGCACCGTTGGAAACTGCTACTCCTTCGATTCCTTTTTCCTGGTTTTCTTTTTTCTGATTTTTATTTATATCTTCAAAAACGTATCCTGAAACCGATGTTTGAGAAAAAGCCATCGCAGAAATAAACAATGAAGGTATGATGAGTTTAAATTTCATTATAATTATATTTTAGATTAAAGATTATTGGTTCCACCACATTTTTATGTTAATATTATCACCACCCATCTGCTGAACCGCTGCCTGATAATTTGTTGTATTCAGAACTCTGGGATTGGGAGGATACATTAACCTTGAAGGCATTATCCCATTGTTTAGAAGTCCCCCGTTATTTGGAAGTACCGGATAACCTGTTCTCCTTTTTTCGAACCACTGCTGCTGGTCTACAAAAAATAAAGCCACATATTTTTGAAGCATTATTCTTTCTAAAGTTCCGTTGTAGGCTACATTTGGATTTGCAAAATAATTTGCCGGCATGGCTGATCCCCATTGCTCGATGGTTGCTTTTACCCCATTTTCGTAAAAAGTCTGAGCATTTCCTGAAATTATTCCTTTAAAAGCTAGTTCTGAAAGAATAAACTGAACTTCTGCGTATGGTAAAATCAAGATATTCAAAGGTCCTTTTGCCAGATTCTGATTCATATTGGATGGCTGATAGTTGAAAACAGTTCCGTAGGCATATCCTGAAGGTGCACCTTTGTATCCGATATTTGCCTGAGGAGGCGCAATATTTTTTGCCTGGCTAAAAAACATTGACATACGGGGATCGTTATTCGCTTTCAGTGTTTCTACAAAAAATTCTGAAGCAGCTCTTCCTGTTGTAAAGTCCTGTGGTCTTGCAATCGGAGGCATTAACGGTGCAGCTCCAGTAATGTTTAACTTTGTACTTTCTGCATTGCTCAGAAAAATAGGATAGGTAGAAGGATTATTAATAATTTCCTGAATTCTTTCGTGTACGTTTATTTCTCCGTTTCTTTTCAGAATCCTTGTAAGTAACCTTAAAGAAAGAGAATTTCCGAATTTTTTCCAGTTGCTGATTCCATTTGTATCGTTTCCGGCATTGTAGAAAAGATCCGTTCCGGTAAGGGGTTTTGTTGTTACAAATAATGAATTTGCTTTTTTCAGATCATCCAGTAATTGTATATAAATGTTTTTCTGCTGATCAAACTTTGGCTGGGAAATTCCTTCATCAAGTCTGGACGCTTCAGAAAAAGGCACATCACCATAAGTATCTGTAAGGTTAGAATAGATCCACGCATTCAAGATCAAAGCAATTGCTTCATAATTCTTATCATTGCTTTCAACAGCTGCTTTTTTCATATCATAAACCTGTTTGGTCCATTTGTAACTATTGTTCCAAAAACCAGCACCTGTATTTTCGGTAATATTGTATCTGCTCAAGGTGTTTCCTTCGTTAGGAAAATCTAAAGATACCTGCATGATATCAAAAGTAAAATCATTAGCCCTTAAGTATCCTACCGAAGCCATATTATACTGAACAGGAGCTAAAAAACCTGAAACTTCCGGTTCATAGATTTTACTGTCGTCAAGATTTATTTCATCAAAGCTTCTGTCGCAGGAAGCTGTCGTAAAAGCTAAGCCCACCATAATAAAATATTTAAATATTGATTTTTTCATGTTTAAAAAAATTAGAATTTTACATTAATTTGAAAACCTACAGTCCTTGCGGTTGGCAATTGCCCCATCTCTACTCCGGGAGTAATTGTAGCATTATCCAATGTGGCAACCTCCGGATCAAACAATGGAAATTTCGTCCACATCCAAAGATTTTTTCCGAAAAGAGCAAGTGTAAGATCTGTTA is from Epilithonimonas vandammei and encodes:
- the cas1 gene encoding type II CRISPR-associated endonuclease Cas1 — translated: MITRSIYIGNPAYLKLKDEQLKILCPETKTEKGSVPVEDLGLLMLDHYQITISHHLIQKMMGNNVVVVSCDAHHLPHGIMLPLYGHTEHSDRVKDQLEASEPLKKQLWKQTVECKIENQKNVLMKLGNYYEPMIEYQRNVKSGDITNMEGIAAQHYWKYLISLDFLRQRFGDSPNQFFNFGYAVLRSIVARAIVETGLLPVLGIFHKNKYNPYCLADDLMEPYRPFVDLLVMQWLKIHPDTEELTKEFKAHILQIATKDVRIDDKTRPLLVAVKMTASSLYKCYTGEKRLISYPELI
- the cas9 gene encoding type II CRISPR RNA-guided endonuclease Cas9 (Cas9, originally named Csn1, is the large, multifunctional signature protein of type II CRISPR/Cas systems. It is well known even to general audiences because its RNA-guided endonuclease activity has made it a popular tool for custom editing of eukaryotic genomes.) → MIKNILGLDLGVSSIGWALIEVDENNIPIRIIAMGSRIIPLTASDKEEFQRGLSITKNHSRTVSRTQRKGYDRKQLKKSDLKKLLIKYDIFPSEELLKLPMLDLWKLRNDAANPNENISAEQLGRIFYMLNQKRGYKSARSEANADKKDTDYVQAVKGRYAQLKNENKTIGQFFYNGLNNANLNNSYFRIKEEVYPREAYIEEFDTIIKAQKGKHNFITDEFIHQLRNEIIYYQRKLKSQKGLVSVCEFEGFEKTVFDKEKDKNKTVFVGPKVAPKTSPLFQLCRIWEVVNTITLKIKNPEGSKYKWGEKIPTLEEKELIAEYLLKNESLSFTKLLEILNLKKDDVYVNKQILKGIKGNETYASIHKILGDNNLLNFDVSIIPTEKTSILVDKQTGEILEERAGLELDASLEKQPLYQLWHTIYSLKDLEECKNALTKRFGFDEEISEKLSKIDFNKQAFGNKSNKAMRKILPFLMEGYDYSESCSLAGYNHSNSLTKDEREQQKTIDRLELLTKNSLRQPIVEKILNQMINVVNAIIEQYGKPSEIRVELARELKQSKDERNDADLQNSKNKKLNEEIGKRLTELGLPATKRYIQKYKFIFPSLSKNLKEAKVNNQCIYCGESFNLTEALSGDAYDVDHIVPKALLFDDSQTNKVLVHRKCNATKTNQTAYDYMATKGDEAVRIYAERVDDWFNRGIISYSKMQRLKVSHKEYLERKKLGKETETDKKLWENFIDRQLRDTQYISRKAREILQKVCSNVTTTEGGVTAKLRNLWGWDDVLMNLQMPKYKELGQTVTKEWTSEHGKRKHQKEEIENWTKRDDHRHHAIDALVVACTKQGFIQRINTLNSSETKDLMNKEIEEAKIEFNEKTTLLEKYLKTQKPFTTEQVMNEADKVLVSFKAGKKVAIVTKFKATGKNKITGVIVPRGALHEAGLYGIRTLYSKGGIAEKHIIKKYKVGVSAQDHIFTGKETYTVKKDKNGNEKIDDKIKIVLDSIVDNKVREVVLNRLNRGFNVGDDYRKDVKKALSNFKNLEEDPLWYNESKGIKILSIKLKTGLKDSVVPIRLNEKDDVITLVKTGNNHHIAIYEDKDNKLIQHSCTFWHAVERKKYKIPTVIKNSSGVWNELLNKELPESFLNKLPADQLTLKFSMQQNEMFILGLSKEEFDEAIKNNDKPVLSKHLYLVWSIAEGDYWFRHHLETKNSELKKTEGAKEGKRFYRLSTKGFIDLNPIKVKLNHLGEITKIGEY
- a CDS encoding 3-ketoacyl-ACP reductase, with product MNLKGKNAIITGGGRGLGRAVAQALANEGVNIGITGRNENYLKIAANELKETGVKVAYAVFNVDNELEVKAGIESLANTLGGIDILVNNAGVGDFGSIEEMPSETWEQVIKTNLFGVYYTAKAVYPFLKEKGQGDIVNVASTAGLKGGPNMSAYAASKAAVVSLSQSMMAEWRKQNIRVITLTPSTIASDMSINGGLTDGNPDKVLQPEDFAEWVRDILKMNRRAMIANASIFSTNP
- the cas2 gene encoding CRISPR-associated endonuclease Cas2, with translation MNAERFNAYRIMWVLVLYDLPTETKANMKDANRFRKALIDDGFTLFQFSMYVRHCPSRENAEVHIKRVKFMLPKAGKVAIMCITDKQFGDIEIFFARNKEEPPPTFQQLELF
- a CDS encoding Tex family protein, with protein sequence MTSTTFIQQHLNISDNSITATIKLLSEDCTIPFISRYRKDATGNLDETQIEQISKLNRQFEEIIKRKETILKSAEEQNSLTEDLKQRIENSFNLQEIEDLYLPFKKRKKTKADTAKEKGLEPLAKIIMSQRSDDLQFLASKYINQNVNSEEDALQGARDIIAEWINENMYVRKNLRRLFQRKAVISSKVVKTKKDDEAAQKFSQYFGWEENLSRIPSHRLLAMLRAEAEGFVKTNIVIEKAEAIDFIDKAIIKSNNECSGQITIAIKDAYKRLLEPAISNETLQEAKEKADKKAIEIFSENLRQLLLAPPLGEKRILAIDPGFKSGCKVVCLDEKGDLLHNENIYPHAPQNESGMAMKKIRSMVNAYNIQAISIGNGTASRETEFFIKKIAFDKPIQVFVVSEAGASVYSASKIARDEFPSYDVTVRGAVSIGRRLSDPLAELVKIDAKSIGVGQYQHDVDQTLLKNELDSTVMKCVNSVGINLNTASKSLLSYVSGIGEKMAENIVAYRTENGAFSERKDLKKVPRLGEKAYQQAAAFVRIKNAKNPLDNSAVHPEAYKLVEKMAKDLGIKITDLIANKEKISLIKPEKYVTNDIGILGIKDILKELEKPGLDPRKAAKVFEFDPNVKKISDLKTGMILPGIVNNITAFGCFVDLGIKESGLVHISQLKDGFVSDVNEVVTLHQHVQVKVTEIDESRKRIQLSMIF
- a CDS encoding calcineurin-like phosphoesterase C-terminal domain-containing protein; this translates as MKFKLIIPSLFISAMAFSQTSVSGYVFEDINKNQKKENQEKGIEGVAVSNGAQVVLTDKKGKYSLPIADGQTIFVIKPSGYRVALNQNNLPQYYYQYKPNGSPTDFKYKGSAPTGTLPKELNFALYKQNESKNFDILVFGDPQPYTEKQLDYFKRAIVNEVKSSKKSAVFGITLGDLVGDNLSLQKPYAEVMKEIGLPWYNVMGNHDMNYDAKEDALSDETFEANFGPANYSFNYGNVHFIVLDDILYPDPRDAKGYWGGFREDQMQFIENDLKYVDKNKLVVVSFHIPLEHTNEDNFRNSDRQKLFDALTPFKNALLLSAHTHIQQQIFYGKAQGWNGSKDLHEYNVGTTCGDWWSGTSDEIGLPTSTMRDGTAKGYSFISFNDNQYQVRYKTAGKPEDHQIQLYVPKVIPFPSKTSAKILANFFMGSKKDKVQYRIDNGKWEEMEYSETIDPNFANAVFKWDATDKLFPGRRPSNPEQSKHIWIGGFGNKLSLGRHKVEVKAQDMYGNEFTASENFEVQDQIIIP